The following is a genomic window from candidate division KSB1 bacterium.
TTACCTTCACGCAGTCTTTCAATTTTGGCAATGGTCGGCGAATGCAGAGGGAAAATACGCTCCACTCCCACACCGTTTGAAATCTTACGGACCGTAAAGGTTTCGTTGGCACCGCTTCCGGAGCGCTGCAGGACGACACCTTCGAAATACCTGAATACGTTCCTTGTCACCTTCTTTAACCTTGACATGCACATTCAGAGTATCTCCGGCATGAAAATTCGGGACATCATCCCTCAATTGTGTTGCTGCGACTGCATCGAGTTTATTCATGATAACCTCCTCAATCTGAAGAGTTTTTATTTTGTTCTGATTTATAAAGATCGTAACGTTTTTCTTTGGTAATCCGCAATGCTTCTTTTTGCCGCCATTTCTCTATTTCAGCATGATGACCGGATAAAAGGACGGACGGCACTTTTTTTTGTTTAAATTCAACAGGACGCGTATAATGCGGATGGTCAAGCAATCCGGTTTGAAACGAGTCGTTAAACGCTGAATCTATATCACCCAGCACACCGGGTATCAGTCGGATAACGGAATCCAACACGCACATGGCAGCGGTTTCTCCGCCGGTCAGCACAAAATCTCCGATCGACAACTCTTCATCTACAACCTCGTCAAGAACACGTTGATCTATTCCCTTATAATGTCCGCACAAAAGAACCAGATTTTGACGCAACGACAATTCAACCGCTTTGCTCTGGGTATATCTTTTGCCGGCGGGAGTTAGAAACGTCAGCTTTGTGTCGTTCAAGGCAAATTTATTGTGAATATGTTTCACACAGTCATAAACAGGTTCGGGCTTTAGGATCATTCCCGCTCCACCGCCATACGGATAATCATCAATCTGTTTGTGTCTGCCGACGGCATATTCCCGGATATCATGACGATATACTCTGACGCAGTCTTGTTTCAAAGCACGACTTGGAATACTGCTGTTGAGAAAACCGTCAAAAGTTTTCGGAAACGCTGTGATCAGATGAATATTCACAATTAAACTGCTTTGTTATTCCAACAGACCCTCAATAACATGAATGCTAATCATTCTTTTTTGAGCATCTATTTTTTTTACAATATCCTGTACATCCGGAATCAGTACATCACGGCCATCTATATCCACAACAAACATTCGATGTGCCGGATAATCGACAACATCATTGACAAGACCTAATATCTTTCCATCCTGGTCCTGAACACTCATCCCGACAAGTTCATAATAATAAAATGATCCTTCCGGCAACTCAAGTGCTTGTTCTTCACTCACATAAAGATAGGCATCTTTCAATGCCTCTGCATCATTTCGATTGTTGATGCCTTTTAAATAGACAACCAGATGTTTGGGTGTATAACTCACCTGCTCAACTGTATAGCTTGTTTCCGGCAGGTTCTCATCACCGAGATATATCGATTCCAATTGTTTGAACCGATCCCGATCTTCTGTTATGGGAAAAACTTTGAGCCCGCCGCGTATACCGTGCGGTTTAACGATTTTCCCGACGATAAGAAACTTGGATTTATTTTCCGGTTCTTCCGACATAAAACTTACGAATGATCAAGATCACTTGTTTTCCGGCTCTTTTTCTTTTTCAGAATCCTCAGAACCTGATTCTTCTGCATCCGGCTGGTCAGCTGCTTTGGTTTCCTCAGGGGCCTCGCTTGCTTCAGCGGTCTCGCCGACTTCAGCCTCTTCGGGTTCAGCCTGTTTTTGCGCTTCTACCAGCCTCTGCCTCTGCTTTTTCCTGTTCTTTTTTGGCCTTGGTTTCCTGATCGCGTTTGCGCTTTTCTTCTTCGCGCTGCTTCTGAGCCAGCTCGGCTTCGCGCTTTTTGTTTTCCTGCTGCAGACGCGACTGGTAGCTTTCAAGTTCTTTTGCGATATCCTCGTCACTCAACCCACGTTTGCGCAGATCAAACTCAAGCATGACACCATGTCTGCTCAAAATAGAGCGAACCGTATCTGAAGGTTCAGCGCCCTGCATCAGCCATTTCATTGCAGCATCTTTGTCCAGCTCAATCTGCGCTGGCTCTGTACGCGGATTATAGGTTCCCAGTTTTTCGATAAATTTTCCATCTCGACGGGTACGAGAGTCAACCGCTACAATTCTGAAAAACGGTACTTTTTTCGACCCATACGGAGAAGTCGTAATTTAACAGACAATGAATCCTCCTTTTTCTATTTAAAAACCGAGCGGCATTCTCATTTTGCCGCCACTTTTATTCATTTGCTTCATCATTTTTTTCATCATGTCAAACTGATTCAGCAGACGATTCACCTGCTGAACGGAAGTCCCGCTTCCCACAGCAATACGTTTTCTGCGGCTTCCATTTAATATATTCGGAGAGTGCCTTTCTTTCGGTGTCATCGAATTAATAATGGCCTCGATATGCACCAGCGCTTTATCATCTACATTCAAATTTTTCATGGCCTTGTTATTGGCTCCCGGCATCATAGCCAGAATATCCTGCAGCGGACCCATCTTTTTGATCTGTTGAAGCTGATCATAAAAATCTTCCAAAGTAAACTGCTGTTTGCGCAGTTTCTTTTCCAATTTTTCGGCTTCCTGTGTATCGATGGTGTCCTGAGCCTTTTCAACCAGACTGACCACATCGCCCATACCCAGAATTCGTGACGCCATACGTTCCGGATAAAAGGGTTCCAATTGATTCAGTTTTTCGCCGACACTGACAAACTTGATGGGTATTTCAGTCACGGCTCGAATAGACAAGGCAGCGCCACCGCGTGCATCACCGTCCAGTTTTGTCAACACAACACCGGTAAAATCAAGACGCTCCAAAAACTGATTGGCGGTGTTTACGGCATCCTGACCGGTCATGGCATCGGCCACAAACAAAATCTCTTCCGGTTTGACGGCCTTTTTTAAAGCTTCCAGTTCCTGCATCATATTGTCATCAATATGCAGCCGGCCGGCAGTATCCAGTATCAAGGTATCCAGCATGTTTTTGCGCGCATAACCGGCAGCATGAGTGCTGATTTTAACAGCATCTTTGATATCCTCAGAGTAAACAGGTATATTCAGCTGCTCGCCGATAATCTTTAATTGATCCACTGCCGCAGGACGGTAAATATCAGCCGCGACCAAAAGCGGATTCCGATTCTTTTTTCGCAAGTGATTTGCCAATTTACCAGCAAGGGTTGTTTTTCCCGATCCCTGCAGCCCACATAACATAATACATGCCGGAATACGACTGCCCAGTTGCAACGGTTCTGATTTCTCACCCATTAACGCAGTGAGTTCATCATTTATAATCTTGATCACCATCTGAGCAGGCGTTATGCTTTTCAGAACATCCTGACCCAGGGCACGCTCACGCACGTTATTGATAAACTGTTTGGCGACTTTGAAATTCACATCAGCTTCAAGCAACACACGACGCACCTCGCGCATGGTGTCGGATATATTCTTTTCCGTAAGCTTGCCGTGACCCTTTAGCTTGCGGAATACATTGTCAAGTTTGTCGCCAAGTTCCTGAAACATAATCCTCTCTTGCAAAAAATGAAACGAAAAAGTCGATTAATTTAATGAAAATTTTATCTTATTGCAAGATATTTTTCCCGTAAAACGGGTGCTTTTTGACATCAACAGTAAAAAAAGGACAGAATTCCAATGCTGCCCCTTACTCCTTTTAATGGGTGTCTTGAAAATTAACTTGCACATTGGGGCAAAGATTTAAAGCTTATTGGTTCCGGTTTACCCGGGTCAGGTAAATGAGGGTACCACCGAATAGCAACAGCAGACTGCCCGGTAACAACAGACCGTGTACAATGCGTAAGTGCCAGGACGATTGCAAGATCAGTCAGATGGATCAGCAGAAACGGGATTATCTTGCCAGGAATGATCCGCATTCATAGTAATTGTTAGTATATATGATAAAGTCTAATCTCCTCTACAATGTCTCTTCATGCGCTCTCTTGAATTCGACTTTAGATCAAACAATATTTCAGGAGATACTCTGATGATCAAATATTTTAAATACGGTTTTCTCCTGCCGCCCCTTTTGCTCTCTCTATTCTTTATTTATTGTTCTTTGGAGCGCCCTCAGGCACCTTCATGGACTGTGGACCTGATTATCCCTTTGAGTACTAAAACCTATGAAATGAAGGAAATCGCACAGGACAACAACAACCTTTATATTACTCAAGGAAATCACGTATATCTTAACGCACAACAAAAACTGGATACAGTAGCTGTTGGAGAACGCCTCGCACTGGAAGATCGGGAAAAATCTAACAGTCTTGTTCCTCCTCCTGCACCCTTGTCAGAAATCACATTCCAGGATTCGATATTGCTGACCGACCATATTCTCGTTGAAACCGCAACCTTCCGCACCGGTGTATTACAGCTCGAATTCGAAAACAACACACAATCCGAGATCAATGTATTGATAGAATTCCCCTCGTTAAAACTTGCGTCTGAGAATGAATCATTTACCTTAGAAACCACAGTCCCGTCCCGTTCCGCTACAGATCGCGTCATTGAAAGAATCAGTTTAAACGGAGCCACGTTTACTCCTGGTATTATGGGACAAAAAAATACGGTTTATTACAGAACCACCCTGACTTTTAAAGATAATCTCATCACCAATAAAACCATAGCGACTCGCATTAAACTTACAAATCTTGTTCTTGACTATTTTCGCGGACGATTTAATTCATTTACGCTTCCAATGACATCCCCGAATTACAAAATGAATTTACCTGAAGAGCTGGACGGGATCCAAATTGCGCAGACAACGGGCACCGTTCATCTCTACAATCCGATCGAGAATGTGCCCGTTACGATTCAAGGATTTTTGTATGCTTTTCGCAGAAAAACCATAGCAGACAGCATGCGCATTGAGCTCAGATGCGAACATCCAGGATGGAATTCATTTCCGATTGAAAACATTGAAACCCTGCTCAACACTTACCCGGACTCTATGCAGTTATCGGGTAAAATATTGATCGGCACACCCTATGCAGGAACCGTGACCGAGATCAATTATTCAGACCTCTATTACGGAAAATTATTAATAGATACGGATATTGCATTTGAAATCCCCTCTGACCTCGAAAACAGGACAGATGTGGACACACTTGAAATCGAAAACGATCTCTCAGACGCTATAGATAATAATCTCAAACATGCGGCATTCATCGTACAGGTGGAAAACCATTTTCCGATTGGAACAGAAATTGAACTCATTTTCTCAAACAGACGATCTGACAGCACCTTGTCATACAGATACTCATCCTTCCGATGTGGTAGCGATCCTGAAGCTGCCGGCTCCCCGGCTTTCAAGCGACCGAGATCCTGCAATTGTCATTGCACCGGAAACCCGTATAATGGAATTGAATCTTTCAAAAGACGATCTCTTGCTACTTACCTCGCCTGTGGTTTATATGGGAACCATCTTTAGATTCCCGGACACGGACGGGATGGTCCGCGTTCAGCCCGGAGATTATATCAATATTCAATCCCGGGTGGAAGCCACTATTAATACGCAAAATCAGGATAACACATGAAACCGGGGTTCATATTCATCACATTTGTCGTCATCAGCGCTGCCTGCCTGTCCCATGCGCAATATCCGGCGCGCGGCGTGGGGATGGGAAACGCATATAGCGCGATAGCAAGAGGGGTGCATGCTGCAGACAGCAATCCGGCCAATCTGGGATTACCTGACAATCCCAGATACATGCTGACACTGCTTGGAGCTGGAATGCATCTCAGTAACAATACCTTTACACAGGCCATGTATAACAAATACAATGGTAGCGTGCTGGATGTCGGCGATGTAGAACAAATATTAAATTCCATTCCGGAAGACGGTTTCAAAGCCGACTTTGGCGGCCATGTTAGAACGCTGTGTTTATCCTATAACAACATAGCCATCACCCTTGGAGGACAGTTTGGCGGCTATGTGAATATCGATAAAGAACTCTTTGACCTGGCGCTGACAGGGAACGAAAGAAACCGACGGTATTCGCTGGATAAAACAGACGGCAAACTTTTCGGTATGGGACATGTCAGAATATCGTACGGGCATTCTGTTCCTGTGGACTTTGCCAAAGCGTTTTCGTTAGGGGCGAGCCTGAATCTTTTCACAACCCAGTATTACACGAGCGTGAACCGTGCCGATCTTCAGCTCGTCACACGGGATTTTGGGTTTGATCTTGACGGCGAATACAGTGTCATCCATTCCCAAAGCACCGGAAGCTGGGACATTACAGTGGGAGCCGCCGCTGTACTAAAAGACGATCTCCAACTGAGCATGACAATCAAACATCTATCCAGCCGTTTCAAATGGGATAAACACACAAAAGAAATCCAAGGCTATATGAGAGGAGATTCATTGGCTGTCCTTGATTTCCAGGATACGGATCAACAGGATATCATCCAGGATTCCACCTGGAAGTCCAGCACCCCCGCCTTTACAACCCGGTTACCGCTCGAACTGAATGTCAGCGCCGCCAAACAGATTGGTAATTTTCTATTGGCGGCAGAGTATAACCAGGCATTCAAAAAAGATGTTTTCGTATCTCCCGTTCCCCGCATCAGTTTCGGCGCGGAATGGCAGCGTGTACCTTACATCCCGCTTCGGATGGGGTTACTCCTGGGCGGGCAAATGAAACATGGGCTTTCCTTGGGGCTGGGAATACAACTGGGATCTTTTACCTGGGACCTCGGGCTCATGAACCGCGGTTTTTTTCTGCCGTCAACCAACAAGGGTTTGATTATCTCGACAGAATTTGGATTGTATTTTTAAGGAGTTTATAACAATCTTTTATTTATTGAATAAAAATCAGCGCTTTTGGAAATTTTCTTTGTTTTTTCAATTATTTTTTATTTATTAGGGGGTTAACTAACTGAAAGGTATCCTCATGTCCCTACCCAAATTAACCCTAAAGCATGTTCTTGAAAACAGCGTAGAAACGTATCCAAACCATCCCGCCCTGTCCTTCGTAGATGGTGACCCCATAACCTACAAGGAACTCGGAAAACAAGTCACAACCTTGTCAGAAATTCTCCGCAATCAGGGAGTTTTTGCCCAGGATCGAATCGCTATCCTGTCCGAGAATATGCCCAACTGGGGCGTGGCTTACTTTGCAGTCACTACAATGGGAGCAGTCGCGGTACCAATTTTGCCCGACTTTCACGCCAATGAAGTTCATCACATTCTGAGACACTCGGAAGCCAAAGTTATATTTATATCCGAAAAACAATTACTCAAACTGGAAGATGCCAAAATTGAAAGCTTGAAAACAGTTTTTATTATTGATGATTTCAGCATCATTCATCCGGAAAGCCGGTCCGACAAACTGCGTAAATTTATTCAGGACGGACGGCGGGAATACAATAAACTTCGAGAATCCGCTCTCAAACGGATACAAAAAGGCCAAACGATTGTAGAAGAAGACCAGACCGCTTCAATTATCTACACATCGGGAACGACCGGTCATTCCAAGGGCGTTGTACTGACGCATAAAAACATTGTTTTTGATGCAATCTCAACTCTAAAATTTCAACCTGTCACAGAAAACGACAGATTACTCTCGATCCTGCCGCTTTCCCATTCATACGAGAACACAATCGGCTTTATCATTCCCATGGTAGGCGGCGCGCATATTTACTATCTTGACAAACCTCCGGTGCCGCGTGTGTTGATACCGGCCATGCAAAAAGTAAAACCGACCATGATGCTGACCGTCCCTTTAATTATGGAAAAAATTTACAAAGCACGCGTGCACCCGCAGTTGACAAAAAATGCTCTTATGCGCAAAATGTATAACAATCCGGTCTTGCGTAAAAAATTGCACAAACTGGCGGCAAAAAAAATAATGAAAACATTCGGAGGAGAGTTAAAGTTCTATGGTATTGGCGGGGCTTTATTATCCTCAGATGTTGAATTATTCCTGCGTGAGGGCGGATTCCCTTATGCCATCGGATATGGATTGACGGAAACTTCACCGCTCATTGCCGGCACAAGCGTGGCCGAGACAAAATTCAGATCCACCGGTCCGGCGATACCCGGTGTGAAAATTAAAATCCATGAACCCGACCCCAAAACCGGAGAGGGTGAAATCTGGGTTCAGGGTGATAATGTCATGCAGGGGTATTTCCGCGATCCGGAACGCACCAAAGAGGTGTTTGTCAATAGCTGGTTCAGAACCGGTGATCTGGGTATACTGGACAAAGACGGCTATTTGTATATCAAAGGCCGCCTGAAAAACGTGATTGTGGGATCGAACGGTGAGAATATTTATCCGGAAGAAATAGAAACCATTTTGAACAAAGCCGATTATGTCATGGAATCTCTGGTCTATGAAAAAGAAGGAAATCTTTGCGCCCGGGTGCACCTTGATTATGAGGAACTGGACAAAGAACTTGCTGTGAACAAACAGAGCGATACTCGGTTATCTGAACAAATCCAGGAAAAACTGACTGAATTAAAAAAGAAAGTTAATGCGAATGTGTCTCCATTTTCACGAATCAGCAAAATCATTGAGCAGCAGGAACCCTTTGAAAAGACACCGACCAAAAAGATCAAGCGATATCTATACGTAGAGTAAGATGATATTCATACGTATAAAAACAATATTTATACGTAGAGCCAGTCGACATTTATACGTAGAAAAAAAGCCCGCCCTTTGCCCAGCCGGCCGTCCTCACGCTAAATGCCGGCTGCTGTGACATCGCGGAAGGTGATATCCCGGGCAATTCCGCCGCCGGAAATTTTAATGACTTTAATTTTAATTAGTTTTTTGGGGATGTTCATAATAAACTGTATACGCACGGGTTATCCACTCACGGGAAACAATATAAACACAAGAAGGAAAGTTGTAGACTATAGCAAATGACATTGCACGCAGACTTTATAAAAAGAAGAGGAATATTATGGTTGATGAACGACAAATTGATGCCAAACTTTGCAATATAATAAACCGCCTAAAGGTATTTGACAAGAAAAAAGAAATAGATGAAAAGACAAAAGATGAAATAAAGACAACATTGATTAATATGGGTACATTTGCAGTTCCATCATTGATAGAATTGTTGAAATCTAAAGATACGTGGGTAAGTGGAGATATAGCTGCTTATGTTTTAGGTGAGATAGGTGATAAAAGAGCAATTATACCCTTGGCAGATCTATTAGAGGATTCGCAATTGGGAGACAGTGCATATAACGCACTTTTGAAATTTGGTACTGATTGTATATTTGACGTGATAAAAAGAATTGAAAACAGGATACTCCATCCAATAGATACAGGCTCGTCTACTGGTTTAGTGTCGCTAAACGCATTGAGTGTTATTGGTGAGACACGGTGTGAGGAATCGAGCGTTTTCCTAAAAAGGTTATTAGATGATTATATGTCAGAAATGCCCAATGAAGATTTTGATCCAACAAAAATGGACTGGAAATACAGGAATGTCGATTTTTTCCATGTTTTGGATTGCATGGTGAAACAACAGGATAAAAGTGCAATACCTCATATAAAGAAAGCAAGAGATTTTTTCCCAAAAGAATATACTGAATATTTGATCTGTCAGATCGCTATTGGCAGATTGAAGAAAGGAAAAGTCGAAGGTTTTCTTCCCATGGAAGCAATGGAGATATCTATGCCTTCTGGAAGAATTATGGATGCATTGTCTGATGGGGAACTCGGATGGGAAGACACTTTTGAAAAAGAGTATGGTGAATATTTGGATGAGGATTAATAATAGAAGACAAGAAATATATCAACAGTTATTGTTAGCCCTCCCTATTGGCGTATCCATTCGGGGAAGTACATCTTGCAATTTAGGTCATTACCAATGAGGTATTGTTATTTTTCGTCCAGTTTTTTGGCAACAATTGGTAAAGTTTTTTGTAGGGATGATCAGAAATGCGCGACAAAATATCTTTGAGATACGTAAAGGGTTCAATGTCATAAAGTTCTGCACTTGCAACCAAAGTATATATACCAGCTGCGTGCTCGGTATAACAACAGTGAATATACACAGACGTTACCGTGCATTAGAAAAAACAGTACTACTAAACAATAAACGAAATGAATGTTTTTTTATAGCGATAATAATTGGACTTTTAGCAGGATTGATTGACATAATCCCGATGATGATTCAAAAACTGAATAAGCGAGATTCGATTTCAGCTTTTTTACATTATTTTGCGCTTGGACTGATTATACCATTTGTGAATTGGAGTATTGCTCCGTGGATAACTGGAATTGTGATTGCTCTTTTGACATCTATTCCGATAATGGTAATTGTTTACCCCAGAGATAAAAAAGCGATAATTCCAATGATTGTTTTTTCATTGATTCTTGGGGCTGGAATTGGAATTGCAGGAGCAAAATTTGTCGGATAAATGGGCGAACTGATTAAAGAAATACAAAACGGACGGATTCTTAAAAACAATGAAAGTTGGATGTATTGCGATAAGTGTAATAAAACTGTAGGTTATTTGTGCTATACAACCTATCAAGACTTTCAATTTGATTTCGTGTGCAAATGTAGAAACCAAGGTTCGTTTAGACTAAAATATCAAACAGAAAACGGATTGACTAAATCAAACGGAGAACTTGAAACGATAAAAAACATGTTGTGTTGCCCAAATGATGATTCGCCATTATTTACAACTGTTGATAAGAATGTGGAAAACGTCAAGTATTCAGTGACTTGTAAGAAATGTTTAACAACCTACGAAAACTAAAAATATGAATATAAAATTTCATTCAACCGTAATAATGACCCAAAACTTTGATAAAATGAAAGCTTTTTATCAGGAGATATTACAGCAAGAAATTGATATTGATTTCGGGAATTGTGTTGGATTCAAAAATGGAATATCGCTATGGAAACTTGAAGAAGATTATCCAATAGCCAAACAGCTCGGGAAAACCTACGACCAGTCAGGAAATAAAAATCTTGAAATTTGTTTTGAGACAGACGATTACGAAAAAGTCGTGGCGAAACTCATAAAACATGACTTGAGATATTTACATGAGACAATTGAGGAAAGGTGGGGGCAAAAAACGATTAGATTTTATGACCCTGAAAATAATTTAGTAGAGATTGGTGAGACAATTCCGTGCTTTGTTAAACGGTTTTATAATCAAGGAATGACAGTTGAGAAAGTGTCTGAAAGGACATCGGTCCCACTTGAAATGGTAATGAAAATATGTCAGGAAGTATAAAATATCAAAGAATGATTGCTCCTTGTGGAATGAATTGTGGACTTTGCATAGGGTATCTTCGAAAAAGAAAACCCTGTAGTGGTTGTTTGGGCAATAATGATATAAACAAGTCTGATGGTTGCAAGAGCTGCTCTGTGGTTACTTGTGAGCATTTAGCCAAGACAGAATCTGGATTCTGTTATGAGTGTTCGAAATATCCCTGTCGAAGATTAAAAACACTTGATAATCGCTATAGTACGAAATACGGTATGAGCATGTTTGAGAATCTTGCTTTCATTAAAGAGAATGGGTTGGATAATTTTCTAAAATCAGAAGAGAAAAAGTGGACTTATCCGAATTGTGGCTCAGGGTTGAGTGTTCATAGAGACAATTGTTTAATATGTGACTACAAATACAGATGAATAATTTCTGACGAGCATTAATGATAAAATGAGAGTAGAGAAAATCACCAAGAACAAAAAGCAATACCTTGATTTATTGCTGTTAGCAGACGAGTCAGAGAATATGATTGATAGATATTTGGAAAGTGGTGATATGTTTTGTTTGCACTATTTGATGATGATTTGAAGACTGTTTCTGTTGTTGCAGCGATAGACAAAGAAACCTGCGAATTGAAAAACATTGCAACATATGAGAAATATCAGGGCAGAGGATACGGCAAAGCGTTGATAAAATATATTTCTGATTTTTACAAAAATGACTATAAAATAATGCTGGTCGGAACAGGCGATACCCCGGCAATTTTGTCGTTTCATGAAAATTGCAGATTTGAAATATCACATCGATTAAAGAATTTTTATACTGACAATTACGACCACCCAATGTTTGAAGACGGAATACAACTTATTGACATGGTTTATCTGAAAAAATAATTGTAAATGCTTGCTTCTTAAACTGGGAATAGTATCATGGCTGGGAACTGTACAACGATTTTTTTAAACAAGAAAAAGTAAAAAAAGCCGAACAGAATATTCAAATGAATAGCATTAAGATAAGACAGGCAGTAGAAGGAGATGTTAGTCAGATAACGCAACTATTTTTTGATACGATTCAAAACATCAATATAAGGGATTATTCCCAAGTAGAGGTTGACGATTGGTCGTCATGAAAAGTGGACATTGGTAAGTGGAAAGAAAAGATGCAAGAACAATGTTTTGTTGTAGCAGAAATAAAAAACAAGATTGTAGGTTGTAGTTCTCAAACAAATACTTGGACACATGGTAGATTCAGCTTCAAATAATACTCATCGGATTATTTATTTACAATACCAGAAAAGCCCATTGAGATTTCCAAATTACGTGACAAAAAAGAATAACGACAGGTGGATTGCCATACAAGATTACCAAAACGAGAAATGGGATGATTCAATTCAAGTTGATCGCCAAAATGCGGGCGCACCAACAGATAAAAAGAAAACAATCAAAGCAATTAAAAAGAAAAAAGCGCCAACAGCTTCCGAGTAATCCAGGATGCCCAATCGGGAAAGCATATAATACCAATCATGCGTGCCGTTGCCCAGTAATCGCAAAGCCCAAGTCTCTGCATCTCCGGCGTACACGCTGATATTGAGGAAATTATGCCCAAGCCAGAAAAGAGAAACCTGTGTGCCGGTCAGATAACCCGATTTTAAAAAATACCAAACGATTAAAGAGGGCAGCAATATCTGCATCAACGTGCCGCCGGCCATAAAAATAAATTGCCCAAAAAATAAAAAAACACATGTCCGGCCTCATGAATCACAAGATCGGCATTATCCAACAAGGTGTATTTACCATGATTGATACAATAATAAAGCGATAATGGCAACAATATAATTGAAATTTTCCACTTCCGAATAAAGGTCCGCACTCAGGCTCCGGTTTTGCAGGATCGTGTTTAAAGCCACATTTTATGCCAACCTTAAACGTAAGACTCCTGGTTAAAAAATACAAGACAAAACTATCTCCGGCTCTCTAAAAATGCATCTTGACTTTCAATTATAATTTTTATATATTTATTTGTTTTATGAACCAAACTTTTACCAGTTATGAACTCTGATTTT
Proteins encoded in this region:
- the ffh gene encoding signal recognition particle protein, which gives rise to MMFQELGDKLDNVFRKLKGHGKLTEKNISDTMREVRRVLLEADVNFKVAKQFINNVRERALGQDVLKSITPAQMVIKIINDELTALMGEKSEPLQLGSRIPACIMLCGLQGSGKTTLAGKLANHLRKKNRNPLLVAADIYRPAAVDQLKIIGEQLNIPVYSEDIKDAVKISTHAAGYARKNMLDTLILDTAGRLHIDDNMMQELEALKKAVKPEEILFVADAMTGQDAVNTANQFLERLDFTGVVLTKLDGDARGGAALSIRAVTEIPIKFVSVGEKLNQLEPFYPERMASRILGMGDVVSLVEKAQDTIDTQEAEKLEKKLRKQQFTLEDFYDQLQQIKKMGPLQDILAMMPGANNKAMKNLNVDDKALVHIEAIINSMTPKERHSPNILNGSRRKRIAVGSGTSVQQVNRLLNQFDMMKKMMKQMNKSGGKMRMPLGF
- the rpsP gene encoding 30S ribosomal protein S16; amino-acid sequence: MTTSPYGSKKVPFFRIVAVDSRTRRDGKFIEKLGTYNPRTEPAQIELDKDAAMKWLMQGAEPSDTVRSILSRHGVMLEFDLRKRGLSDEDIAKELESYQSRLQQENKKREAELAQKQREEEKRKRDQETKAKKEQEKAEAEAGRSAKTG
- the rimM gene encoding ribosome maturation factor RimM (Essential for efficient processing of 16S rRNA), whose translation is MSEEPENKSKFLIVGKIVKPHGIRGGLKVFPITEDRDRFKQLESIYLGDENLPETSYTVEQVSYTPKHLVVYLKGINNRNDAEALKDAYLYVSEEQALELPEGSFYYYELVGMSVQDQDGKILGLVNDVVDYPAHRMFVVDIDGRDVLIPDVQDIVKKIDAQKRMISIHVIEGLLE
- a CDS encoding AMP-binding protein, which produces MSLPKLTLKHVLENSVETYPNHPALSFVDGDPITYKELGKQVTTLSEILRNQGVFAQDRIAILSENMPNWGVAYFAVTTMGAVAVPILPDFHANEVHHILRHSEAKVIFISEKQLLKLEDAKIESLKTVFIIDDFSIIHPESRSDKLRKFIQDGRREYNKLRESALKRIQKGQTIVEEDQTASIIYTSGTTGHSKGVVLTHKNIVFDAISTLKFQPVTENDRLLSILPLSHSYENTIGFIIPMVGGAHIYYLDKPPVPRVLIPAMQKVKPTMMLTVPLIMEKIYKARVHPQLTKNALMRKMYNNPVLRKKLHKLAAKKIMKTFGGELKFYGIGGALLSSDVELFLREGGFPYAIGYGLTETSPLIAGTSVAETKFRSTGPAIPGVKIKIHEPDPKTGEGEIWVQGDNVMQGYFRDPERTKEVFVNSWFRTGDLGILDKDGYLYIKGRLKNVIVGSNGENIYPEEIETILNKADYVMESLVYEKEGNLCARVHLDYEELDKELAVNKQSDTRLSEQIQEKLTELKKKVNANVSPFSRISKIIEQQEPFEKTPTKKIKRYLYVE
- the trmD gene encoding tRNA (guanosine(37)-N1)-methyltransferase TrmD; this translates as MNIHLITAFPKTFDGFLNSSIPSRALKQDCVRVYRHDIREYAVGRHKQIDDYPYGGGAGMILKPEPVYDCVKHIHNKFALNDTKLTFLTPAGKRYTQSKAVELSLRQNLVLLCGHYKGIDQRVLDEVVDEELSIGDFVLTGGETAAMCVLDSVIRLIPGVLGDIDSAFNDSFQTGLLDHPHYTRPVEFKQKKVPSVLLSGHHAEIEKWRQKEALRITKEKRYDLYKSEQNKNSSD